In the genome of Apodemus sylvaticus chromosome 2, mApoSyl1.1, whole genome shotgun sequence, one region contains:
- the LOC127678132 gene encoding nacrein-like protein P1: MAASRILLVLLSISLLALTSAQRDNEDDEISSQEQGDLEGGDSNQQLGDIHAGLNEKKHFQDQLNEHGKMAIKSKKGKNGQRGRRSSGGDSLDGQDRQGGSQPGRGGQGGRGRSAQKGQNGQRGKGGQRTQRGRGGQRNQNGQYHSSPNDQSKGESYKDGLQ, from the exons ATGGCTGCCTCCAGGATTCTTCTTGTCCTGCTTTCTATATCCCTGCTGGCCCTGACCTCAGCTCAAAGGGACAATGAAG ATGATGAAATTTCTTCTCAAGAGCAAG GGGACCTTGAAGGAGGAGACTCCAACCAACAAC TTGGTGATATACATGCAGggctaaatgaaaagaaacattttcaagATCAACTGAATGAGCATGGTAAGATGGCCATCAAGTCCAAGAAAGGGAAGAATGGCCAACGTGGTAGACGAAGCTCTGGTGGAGACAGCTTGGATGGCCAGGATCGTCAGGGTGGAAGTCAACCAGGAAGAGGTGGCCAAGGAGGCCGTGGTCGCAGTGCCCAAAAAGGCCAGAATGGCCAGAGAGGAAAAGGTGGCCAGAGAACACAGCGTGGAAGAGGTGGTCAGAGAAACCAGAATGGTCAGTACCACAGCAGTCCCAATGACCAAAGCAAAGGAGAATCATATAAAGATGGTCTCCAGTGA